Part of the Pseudomonas chlororaphis genome, CCGAAAACTGGCCCTGAACAGCAGCAGTTCGAGCACATGGAGCACCAGCAACACGGCACCGGCGAGGTTGACCAGCAGATGCAGCGGATGGACGAACGGCATGATCAGGTTGACCAGCACCACCAGCCAGAACAGCAGGGTCAACAAGCGGCCCAGCCCCCAGAACACCTTCATACGTCCTCCCCGACGAACATTATTCTTTGGGCGCACAGTAACGGCTAGCGCGCGCGATAAGCCAGAGGCGGGGGCAAATTTAATTTAACGCGGCTCGATGGCCGCCGGATCGCGCCATGGCGAGCCGGCGGCCCCGGGCCCACTGAAGCGAAGCGCACTCAACGCTGGATGTGCAGGTCCACCCGACGGTTCTGCGCCCGCCCTTCATCAGTCTCGTTGTCGGCCACCGGCTCGCTTTCGCCCTTGCCTTCGCTGGTG contains:
- a CDS encoding membrane protein → MKVFWGLGRLLTLLFWLVVLVNLIMPFVHPLHLLVNLAGAVLLVLHVLELLLFRASFRGRPAPGRDRLRVLLFGIFHLQTLPTAPEASHA